The following is a genomic window from Onthophagus taurus isolate NC chromosome 1, IU_Otau_3.0, whole genome shotgun sequence.
CGAGTAAAGTATGATATAAACTAAACAATTTgccaaacaacttttatattatgattaattttcattgatttttaCAGAATAGCATTCACAATGGAGTATATCCAGCTCATTTATGGACGCTATGGTTAACCATGTCAGTGGTGGTCGCAATCCACTTTTCAGGTTTTAAAGTGCCTTATGATTTAGTGGCCAAAATAATGCCTTTTCTTCCTGGGTATGAATCAATTTCccaattatatttaattaataatttggtaaatttttttagaaccaGTACAAAGTGGCAAATAATAGGTAGCGCAATTGTAGCGGGATTAATGTGGTTAACCGTTATTTACACCGTTAGATATACTCTGAAATTACTTCTCATGTACAAGGGATGGATGTACGAAGCCCGGGGGAAAGGCTCAAAAATGAGCAACAAATCCAAATTGTGGTTATTAGCCGTTCATTTATTGAGCGGAAAGAACCCTAAACTTTACAGTCTGCAAGGATCACTGCCCAAGTTACCTTTACCTTCCGTTCATGATACAATGCAAAGAGTTAgttataattttcttaattaatttttaaatacatccttattttttagtatttaagATCAGCTCGTCCATTATTAGACGATGAAAACTAcgaaaaaatggttaaattaGCCGCAGAATTTGAATCTGGTATAGCAGTAAAACTCCAACGTTATCTCATATTAAAATCTTGGTTCTCTAGTAACTACGTATCCGATTGGTGGGAAGAATACGTTTATTTACGTAGTAGATCGCCTTTAATGATCAGTTCGAATTTTTACGGTGTCGATGCGATTAAATTACAGCCGACAACGAAACCGGCGGCGCGTGCCGCATCTACAATTCACTCGTGCCTTATTTATCGACGCCTAGTTGAACGACAAGAACTTGAACCAATTCTAATCCACAAATGCGTCCCACTTTGTTCGTGGCAATAcgaaaggatttttaatacaaccaGAATTCCGGGAATCGAAAGCGATAAAATTCAACATTGGTCCGATTCAAATCATATCGTTGTTTATCATAAAGgaagatattttaaagttattatttataaaggaCGAATTTTAAAACCAAGAGAAATTCAAACGTAAtatgattttgttaattaattaattaaataattatatgtataattaatttgtagACAAATTCAACAAGTTCTTGATGATACCTCCCTCCCACAAAAAGGCGAAGAAAAATTGGCTGCTTTAACAGCGGGGGAGAGGACACATTGGGCGCAAGTTAGACgtagtttatttaataaaggTGTCAACAAGATATCTTTGGATCTTATTGAGAAAGCTGCTTTTGTGGTGACTTTGGATGATGTGCCTTATGTTTATGATAAGGTattttggattattttatttattaattttttttaattgtaatttttatttccagaaaaatcCCTCCAAATTGGatgaatatggaaaaattttgttgcaTGGTAAAGGGTATGATAGATGGTTTGATAAATCATTTACTTTATGCATTGGAAACAATGGAAAGgtaaatcttaaattttgttttttaacatcTGTATATATCTTTACTTTGTGGACGAATATCTTTGGATgttttgatcaaattaaaatcttattgTGTTCCTTCATATATGAACGTATGGTTTGCAAGCTGTTTAAATGTATATGGGCTACCAAATCCTGCATATATTACGTGGgtctttataaatattctaATAATGCTTTTACCAGGCTGATTATTAATGCTGTAAAAATTCATGCTGTAAAAATCATTGGCATAATATCCACAACATATACTAtaacaaaaatgataacaATTTGAGGCAAACATCTAAATGTTGATCCCATTTAGTTTTCAAGTTGTACATCAACTagataaattgattttgacaAATACTAAtgcaaaacattaataatattattcacTAATTATCCTTGATCTATTGGTTTAAGGAGCAAAATGGCACTTAATTATTAGTGCTGAGATAGGCAGGTGCATTATGTAGTAGGAGAATAGCTTTCATTTTATCAGGAGATAGCTGGAACATATCCTCCTGATATTATTAGTACTCcaagttttattgtttatgTCACTTATGTCAATGCCTTactaattttcttcttttttattacttcttGATTCCTAATTCTTCTTGTATTGTTTGGATTGGGTTGAACCTGCATTGTATAgctataaatattattttgagaCTCATACATTATTTCTTGTTATCGTCagtttaataaatgatttatcaaaaagttctACAAAACATTTAAACGGAGGTTTATGCCGCAAAATCTTAAGAAGATGACATTAATGGAGTTAAACATTAACCTTTTGTCACTATCTCCAAAGAAAATCAACTAAATCGCACAACAAGACATCACAACACCTCACCAAGCCACccaaattaaaccaaaataatACCTAATCTGAAGTCAGAAAATAATTCAACTCCAACACAAGCCAATCTAACTCTAAAGTAACTCAAAGAAATTCAAGTAAAAGGCAAGCTAACCATCATACAAGCCAAACAACgccaaaccaacccaacctcaaaGTAAGTCAATCCAAACATAAATCAAGGCAACCCAACTCATTGtaattcaaatttgacacatggttgggttggattgctTTAGAAACAGCCCAATCAGAAAGCAAATCAAACTAGTTCTAGAGAACGTTAACCAGAAAGTAATCCAACTCCAAACCAAGCTAATCCAACTCTATAGGAACTAAGctataaaataatcttaattcaAAATAACCAATTTAACTCTAAACTAACTCAACCACAAAGGAATTCAACTAAGAGGCCAGCTAATTATTATACAAGCCAAACAATGACAAACCAATCCAACCTAACTCTAAAGCAAATCGATTCAACCTCAAAGTAAGTCAATCCTAACATAGATCAAGACAACCCAACTCATTGtaattcaaatttgacacatggttgggttggattgctTTAGAAAATTCCAATTCAGAAACCAAATCAAGCTAGTTCTAGAGCAAGCTAACCAGAAAGTAATCCAACTCCAAACCAAGCTAGCCCAACCCTATAGGAACTAAGCCATAAATTAATCCTACTTCCAAACAAGCAATCTAACTCTAAAGTAACTTAACCATAAAGTAATTCAACTAAGAGGCAAGCTAACAATCGTACAAAGCAATCAACGCCAAACTAATCCAACCTAACTGTATAGCAAATCGACTCAATCTCAAAGTAAGTCAATCCAATCATAAATCAAGGCAACCCAACtcattgtaatttaaatttgacacatggttgggttggattgctTTAAAAAATCCCAATTCAGAAAGGAAATCAAGCTAGTTCTAGAGCAAGTTAACCAGAAAGTAATCCAACTCCAAACCAAGCTAGCCCAACCCTATAGGAACTAAGCCATAAATTAATCCTACTTCCAAACAAGCAATCTAACTCTAAAGTAACTTAACCACAAAGTAATTCAACTAAGAGGCAAGCTAACAATCATACAAAGCAATCAACGCGAAACTAATCCAACCTAACTGTATAGTAAATCGACTCAATCTCAAAGCAAGTCAATCCAATCATAAAACAAGGCAACCCAACTCATTGtaattcaaatttgacacatggttgggttggatttcTTTAGAAAATCGCAGTTCAGAAAGCAAATCAAGCTAGCTCAAGAGCAAGTTAACCAGAAAGTAATCCAACTCCAAACCAAGCTAATCCAACCCTATAGGTATTAAGCGACAAAATAATCCTACTACTTAAAAACAAGCCAATCTAACTCTAAAGTAACTCAACCACAAAGGAATTCAACTAAGATTCAAGCTAATCATCATACAAGCCAAACAACGCCAAACTAATCCAACCTAACTCTATAGCAAATCGGCTCAACCTCAAAATAAGTCAATCCAAATATAAATCAGGCAACCCAACTTattataattcaaatttgacacatggttgggttggattgctTTAAAAAATCCCAATTCAGAAAGCAAATCAAGCTAGTTCTAGAGTTAGTTAACCAGAAAGTAATCCAACTCCAAACTAAGCTAGCCCAACCCTATAGGAACT
Proteins encoded in this region:
- the LOC111419754 gene encoding carnitine O-palmitoyltransferase 1, liver isoform isoform X2 translates to MAEAHQAVAFSFAITHEGWDVNFDREVLNLVFQSGIRSWKKRVARFMNSIHNGVYPAHLWTLWLTMSVVVAIHFSGFKVPYDLVAKIMPFLPGTSTKWQIIGSAIVAGLMWLTVIYTVRYTLKLLLMYKGWMYEARGKGSKMSNKSKLWLLAVHLLSGKNPKLYSLQGSLPKLPLPSVHDTMQRYLRSARPLLDDENYEKMVKLAAEFESGIAVKLQRYLILKSWFSSNYVSDWWEEYVYLRSRSPLMISSNFYGVDAIKLQPTTKPAARAASTIHSCLIYRRLVERQELEPILIHKCVPLCSWQYERIFNTTRIPGIESDKIQHWSDSNHIVVYHKGRYFKVIIYKGRILKPREIQTQIQQVLDDTSLPQKGEEKLAALTAGERTHWAQVRRSLFNKGVNKISLDLIEKAAFVVTLDDVPYVYDKKNPSKLDEYGKILLHGKGYDRWFDKSFTLCIGNNGKVGFNAEHSWGDAAVMSHIWELVVTNEATMVRYNSNGDTVGECEITPPTPIRLQWDIKDEAENIINIAADNALKLINDVDLRIFVHDHYGKGFMKKCRVSPDAYIQMALQLAYYRDAGRFSLTYEASMTRLFREGRTETVRPCTIESSAWVKAMEDKNCSNDERVRLLWAACNNHQSAYQDAMCGKGIDRHLFCLYVISKYLELESPFLQKVLSEPWRLSTSQTPHGQTSRMDLQKYPDCISAGGGFGPVADDGYGVSYIIAGEDMIFFHISHKRSSTQTDCHRFAKKIETALSDMKQLFLNVKAANGTN
- the LOC111419754 gene encoding carnitine O-palmitoyltransferase 1, liver isoform isoform X4 → MAEAHQAVAFSFAITHEGWDVNFDREVLNLVFQSGIRSWKKRVARFMNSIHNGVYPAHLWTLWLTMSVVVAIHFSGFKVPYDLVAKIMPFLPGTSTKWQIIGSAIVAGLMWLTVIYTVRYTLKLLLMYKGWMYEARGKGSKMSNKSKLWLLAVHLLSGKNPKLYSLQGSLPKLPLPSVHDTMQRYLRSARPLLDDENYEKMVKLAAEFESGIAVKLQRYLILKSWFSSNYVSDWWEEYVYLRSRSPLMISSNFYGVDAIKLQPTTKPAARAASTIHSCLIYRRLVERQELEPILIHKCVPLCSWQYERIFNTTRIPGIESDKIQHWSDSNHIVVYHKGRYFKVIIYKGRILKPREIQTQIQQVLDDTSLPQKGEEKLAALTAGERTHWAQVRRSLFNKGVNKISLDLIEKAAFVVTLDDVPYVYDKKNPSKLDEYGKILLHGKGYDRWFDKSFTLCIGNNGKVGFNAEHSWGDAAVMSHIWELVVTNEATMVRADAAVLTHMWEHVICDDLENRYNSNGDTVGECEITPPTPIRLQWDIKDEAENIINIAADNALKLINDVDLRIFVHDHYGKGFMKKCRVSPDAYIQMALQLAYYRDAGRFSLTYEASMTRLFREGRTETVRPCTIESSAWVKAMEDKNCSNDERVRLLWAACNNHQSAYQDAMCGKGIDRHLFCLYVISKYLELESPFLQKVLSEPWRLSTSQTPHGQTSRMDLQKYPDCISAGGGFGPVADDGYGVSYIIAGEDMIFFHISHKRSSTQTDCHRFAKKIETALSDMKQLFLNVKAANGTN
- the LOC111419754 gene encoding carnitine O-palmitoyltransferase 1, liver isoform isoform X1, which produces MAEAHQAVAFSFAITHEGWDVNFDREVLNLVFQSGIRSWKKRVARFMNSIHNGVYPAHLWTLWLTMSVVVAIHFSGFKVPYDLVAKIMPFLPGYESISQLYLINNLVNFFRTSTKWQIIGSAIVAGLMWLTVIYTVRYTLKLLLMYKGWMYEARGKGSKMSNKSKLWLLAVHLLSGKNPKLYSLQGSLPKLPLPSVHDTMQRYLRSARPLLDDENYEKMVKLAAEFESGIAVKLQRYLILKSWFSSNYVSDWWEEYVYLRSRSPLMISSNFYGVDAIKLQPTTKPAARAASTIHSCLIYRRLVERQELEPILIHKCVPLCSWQYERIFNTTRIPGIESDKIQHWSDSNHIVVYHKGRYFKVIIYKGRILKPREIQTQIQQVLDDTSLPQKGEEKLAALTAGERTHWAQVRRSLFNKGVNKISLDLIEKAAFVVTLDDVPYVYDKKNPSKLDEYGKILLHGKGYDRWFDKSFTLCIGNNGKVGFNAEHSWGDAAVMSHIWELVVTNEATMVRYNSNGDTVGECEITPPTPIRLQWDIKDEAENIINIAADNALKLINDVDLRIFVHDHYGKGFMKKCRVSPDAYIQMALQLAYYRDAGRFSLTYEASMTRLFREGRTETVRPCTIESSAWVKAMEDKNCSNDERVRLLWAACNNHQSAYQDAMCGKGIDRHLFCLYVISKYLELESPFLQKVLSEPWRLSTSQTPHGQTSRMDLQKYPDCISAGGGFGPVADDGYGVSYIIAGEDMIFFHISHKRSSTQTDCHRFAKKIETALSDMKQLFLNVKAANGTN
- the LOC111419754 gene encoding carnitine O-palmitoyltransferase 1, liver isoform isoform X3, whose protein sequence is MAEAHQAVAFSFAITHEGWDVNFDREVLNLVFQSGIRSWKKRVARFMNSIHNGVYPAHLWTLWLTMSVVVAIHFSGFKVPYDLVAKIMPFLPGTSTKWQIIGSAIVAGLMWLTVIYTVRYTLKLLLMYKGWMYEARGKGSKMSNKSKLWLLAVHLLSGKNPKLYSLQGSLPKLPLPSVHDTMQRYLRSARPLLDDENYEKMVKLAAEFESGIAVKLQRYLILKSWFSSNYVSDWWEEYVYLRSRSPLMISSNFYGVDAIKLQPTTKPAARAASTIHSCLIYRRLVERQELEPILIHKCVPLCSWQYERIFNTTRIPGIESDKIQHWSDSNHIVVYHKGRYFKVIIYKGRILKPREIQTQIQQVLDDTSLPQKGEEKLAALTAGERTHWAQVRRSLFNKGVNKISLDLIEKAAFVVTLDDVPYVYDKKNPSKLDEYGKILLHGKGYDRWFDKSFTLCIGNNGKVGFNAEHSWADAAVLTHMWEHVICDDLENRYNSNGDTVGECEITPPTPIRLQWDIKDEAENIINIAADNALKLINDVDLRIFVHDHYGKGFMKKCRVSPDAYIQMALQLAYYRDAGRFSLTYEASMTRLFREGRTETVRPCTIESSAWVKAMEDKNCSNDERVRLLWAACNNHQSAYQDAMCGKGIDRHLFCLYVISKYLELESPFLQKVLSEPWRLSTSQTPHGQTSRMDLQKYPDCISAGGGFGPVADDGYGVSYIIAGEDMIFFHISHKRSSTQTDCHRFAKKIETALSDMKQLFLNVKAANGTN